The following are from one region of the Capsicum annuum cultivar UCD-10X-F1 chromosome 1, UCD10Xv1.1, whole genome shotgun sequence genome:
- the LOC107867785 gene encoding uncharacterized protein LOC107867785 isoform X2, with amino-acid sequence MDYNDNDYQSHLSGEDSSKVSSVLHPYALPKFDFDDSLQGHLRFDSLVENEVFLGIPTQEDNHWIEDFSRGSSGIEFSSSATDSCSIPRRNNVWSEATSTESVEMLLKSVGQEEMVRGDTIMEESDAGNELGCLIQPAASSLKLDDKRDDVKGSSSAAPADESVEFTGSFSRCERTKIEDVHIVCAPERQGMGPIADGCSDIAGERCSEVNTEEKLQTEIKSVDENLGEAKTLQSESLPDNSNRQPSVPVIQSAINECLTDSLPASTEILASQHNSTNCHSGNTSGLPSEHHKPEEKQISVSKESSMGDEKSRGCAVESETCTSNASPPSLASLKLEVVKEIPTETRMIKSEEPCVQDSECGLSTEGCKEDISSVGSAERVFSKDLKDNLQVVGNSILCEVKEASVSSICLDTRDTDNQEGSSKGRIEKVSSMQMSDGLTASPEKEVNNLDGHSPLNLVTSEACAVSEISEPSKENNGNGIHSLEGSSNIQEASVSTELVETPVPENLETGNDADRVSQGYACAGDHVPLPVPAGSMDICGESFSRVVDVDTTNADVSGDKEQEKVLPVENEMERSCVRDHGVRSSSMEGESEQISDQGHRSKFESSTLNNQALDVGFDDRNLILGGDSVSVPLLSGSDAIATEIVDHDEKLKPVSVMGGSGHFAGKGEMQVVLSAEAEVSTVKESSEGAGQVRPLSNDGKDAGDCCMEIKPMVVEPNVLAQDNPDTASHVEQAAIAEANIECCKHVEECATNSGSIIKEDAVFGAGAEAAPLEKNKEMKRETVKLVEVGVEGSSDVIGGRKEDSVAVQSCTALSLSEKKTTKSRRRAVVKNVAPLVDTTEIGGKAQPTSIASGENASNKADRSFTFDVSPLVGNAKGEADKSITSTQACLPTELKAGDRLHLTSASKQTDTKIMQEISHASPLVPDKGTPSGGAKSDRKARRGSGKSGKENPRKGSQLKEINSSKQSDRGNKSSVQCSPSVAVQKMQFEAGTVERNITKSSGAVSFPTSNLPDLNTSSPASVLFHQPFTDQQQVQLRAQIFVYGTLIQGTAPDEACMVSAFGTSDGGRSLWEPAWRACVERVHGQRSRGGNNETPSHPRSGPRTPDQANKQAVHQNKVTTSAAGRASGKATNSPVISPMVSLSSPLWNMPTPSRDGLSSARGAVVDYKALSSMHPYQTPPAQTFVGHTASWLPQAPFPGPWVASPQNSAFDISAQLPALPVTESVKLTPVKESSLSISAGAKHAPPGSVAHAGDSGILSGASLHENKQASVLPAQYSADQKSRKRKKASSTEDRAQKTKLGTSSESVTAPVVCTQLSNKAPSSDEFGQLSSVAVVPLVAHGQTGAASVPIIGGHFSTSVVIAPPSSSVPKNTSEIPITSGPSSAGICKRELDLGKKTKTSNNLSKVEEAKLQAEDAATNAAAAVSHCQDVWSQLDNNKNSDLPSDIEVKLTSAAVAVAAATSVAKAAAAAAKLASNAALQAKLMADEAMMAYDANNPSQTNAAAFPNIVNNLGSATPASVLKGQDVGNGSSSIIFAAREASRRRIEAASAASRHAENLDAIVKAAELAAEAVSHAGKVVTLADPLPLTQLVEAGPDSYWKVSQTLSGQVVKANKVNEDESAIPIVEKAPGIFSKRSEGPSVEEMHPTIPDFQPTTVSGNIVEDDMRNEEVIQTPVTGVEKDVRGAKGHSKPEGSKTIGLVAESSHDLVEACGDVESSRMQEGSLVEVFKDSDDGKRAWYSAKVLTLKNGKALVCYTDHQSDEGLEQLKDWVPLDVGSDELPRIRPVHPVTALQGEKKRRRAAVKEYTWYVGDRVDAWIDYRWREGVIAEKNKRDETTFSVNFPAYGDTAVVRAWHLRPTLVWKDGEWVELSRSRHDFLSQSDTPKEKRMKLGNHAGEDTGNDGLSKKMDPLVPVTNEPATLLPLSVNEKTFNIGISKDDDKPNTLRTMRSGLQKEGSKVFGVPKPGKKRKFMEVSKHYDSDKGSKSNVPPGSAKFTKYLMPQATGTGGWKINSRTDLKEKQAIEARRKLPKPGKPPSSARNLKDNSITSTGDASGADHTVGEAIVYDKHEAKQPNVVNFVSNAEEGAEDPVKFRSEALPTNIPKKASTSLNRGEGMKKKIPVSNLKSSKVELKDKMIPETNEPRRSNRRIQPTSRLLEGLQSSLIISKLPSVSHDKSSRSHSRGASR; translated from the exons ATGGATTACAATGACAATGATTATCAAAGTCATTTAAGTGGTGAAGACAGCTCCAAAGTTTCCTCTGTTTTGCATCCCTATGCTCTTCCCAAGTTCGATTTTGACGATAGTCTTCAGGGGCATTTAAGATTTGACAGCTTAGTTGAGAACGAGGTTTTCCTTGGTATCCCCACTCAGGAAGACAATCATTGGATAGAGGATTTTTCTCGGGGAAGTAGTGGAATAGAGTTCAGTTCAAGTGCTACAGATTCTTGCTCCATACCAAGACGTAATAATGTCTGGTCTGAGGCAACATCAACAGAATCTGTTGAAATGTTATTGAAATCAGTTGGTCAGGAAGAAATGGTTCGAGGGGACACTATTATGGAGGAGTCAGATGCTGGTAATGAATTGGGTTGCTTAATCCAGCCAGCAGCATCTAGTTTGAAGTTGGATGATAAAAGAGATGATGTTAAAGGCTCCAGCTCAGCAGCTCCTGCGGACGAGTCAGTTGAGTTTACTGGTTCATTTTCTAGGTGTGAGAGAACAAAGATAGAAGATGTTCATATTGTATGTGCTCCAGAAAGGCAGGGGATGGGACCTATTGCTGATGGATGTTCTGACATTGCTGGTGAGAGATGTTCTGAAGTTAATACTGAGGAGAAGTTACAGACTGAAATAAAAAGTGTTGATGAGAATCTAGGGGAAGCTAAAACATTACAAAGTGAATCTCTACCTGATAACTCTAATAGGCAACCATCCGTTCCTGTAATTCAAAGTGCAATTAACGAGTGTCTTACAGATTCTCTTCCTGCGAGTACAGAGATTTTGGCTAGTCAGCATAATTCAACCAACTGTCATAGTGGGAATACAAGTGGTCTACCAAGTGAACACCACAAACCAGAGGAGAAACAAATATCTGTGAGCAAAGAGTCGAGTATGGGTGATGAGAAGTCCCGTGGATGTGCTGTTGAAAGTGAAACCTGTACCTCTAATGCCAGTCCTCCCTCTCTTGCTTCTTTAAAACTTGAAGTAGTCAAAGAGATTCCAACTGAAACCAGAATGATTAAATCAGAGGAACCTTGTGTGCAGGATAGTGAATGCGGTCTTAGTACTGAGGGATGCAAAGAAGATATTTCTTCTGTAGGATCAGCTGAGAGGGTTTTCTCCAAAGACTTGAAAGATAATCTACAGGTTGTAGGTAATAGCATACTATGTGAGGTTAAGGAGGCATCTGTAAGTTCGATTTGTTTAGATACGAGAGACACCGATAACCAAGAAGGCAGCTCCAAGGGTCGGATAGAGAAGGTATCTTCTATGCAGATGTCAGATGGACTGACTGCTTCCCCTGAGAAAGAGGTGAATAATCTGGACGGTCATTCCCCACTTAATCTTGTCACTTCGGAGGCATGTGCAGTATCAGAGATCTCTGAGCCGTCAAAAGAGAATAATGGTAATGGTATTCATTCTTTAGAAGGTTCAAGTAATATACAAGAGGCATCTGTTTCTACTGAACTTGTGGAGACGCCAGTACCTGAGAATTTAGAAACTGGAAATGATGCTGATAGGGTTTCCCAAGGATATGCATGTGCTGGAGACCATGTCCCCTTGCCTGTGCCTGCTGGATCCATGGACATATGTGGAGAAAGCTTCTCCCGTGTGGTTGATGTTGATACTACTAATGCAGATGTCTCTGGTGATAAGGAACAGGAGAAAGTGCTGCCTGTGGAAAATGAGATGGAGAGATCATGTGTGCGTGACCATGGGGTTAGATCCTCCTCTATGGAGGGAGAATCTGAACAAATCTCTGACCAAGGTCATAGATCAAAATTTGAATCTTCCACATTGAATAATCAAG CATTAGATGTTGGGTTTGACGATAGGAACTTAATCTTAGGTGGTGACTCAGTGAGTGTTCCGTTGCTTTCTGGTAGTGATGCAATTGCAACTGAAATAGTTGATCATGATGAAAAGTTGAAGCCAGTGTCGGTTATGGGAGGTTCTGGTCATTTTGCAGGAAAGGGAGAAATGCAAGTTGTTCTCAGTGCGGAAGCAGAAGTGTCAACAGTTAAGGAGTCTTCTGAGGGGGCAGGCCAGGTACGTCCCCTGTCCAACGATGGAAAAGATGCTGGTGACTGTTGTATGGAAATAAAACCTATGGTTGTTGAGCCGAATGTTCTTGCTCAGGATAATCCTGACACGGCAAGCCATGTTGAGCAAGCGGCAATTGCTGAAGCAAATATTGAGTGCTGCAAGCATGTGGAAGAATGTGCAACCAATAGTGGTTCAATCATCAAAGAGGATGCTGTTTTTGGAGCTGGAGCTGAGGCTGCGCctcttgaaaagaataaggagatGAAAAGAGAAACAGTGAAATTGGTAGAAGTTGGAG TTGAGGGAAGTTCGGACGTTATTGGTGGACGTAAAGAAGATTCTGTTGCTGTCCAAAGTTGTACTGCGCTTTCACTAAGTGAAAAGAAAACGACCAAGAGCCGAAGAAGGGCTGTAGTTAAGAATGTTGCTCCCCTTGTCGATACAACTGAAATTGGTGGTAAAGCACAGCCCACCTCCATAGCTTCAGGAGAAAATGCTTCTAATAAAGCAGATAGGAGCTTTACTTTTGATGTAAGTCCATTGGTTGGTAATGCTAAGGGAGAAGCTGACAAATCAATCACCAGTACTCAAGCCTGCCTTCCAACTGAG TTGAAGGCTGGGGATAGACTACATTTGACATCTGCCAGCAAGCAAACTGATACTAAGATCATGCAGGAAATTTCTCATGCAAGTCCTCTGGTACCTGATAAAGGGACTCCATCTGGGGGTGCCAAGAGTGATCGCAAGGCAAGACGCGGCTCAGGGAAATCAGGTAAAGAAAACCCTAGGAAGGGAAGCCAATTGAAGGAAATAAACTCATCGAAGCAGTCGGATAGAGGAAATAAATCTTCTGTTCAGTGTAGCCCCTCTGTGGCTGTGCAGAAAATGCAATTTGAAGCGGGAACTGTTGAACGCAATATTACAAAGTCCAGCGGGGCTGTTTCCTTTCCAACTTCAAATTTACCTGATTTGAACACTTCTTCTCCTGCATCTGTATTGTTCCATCAGCCTTTCACAGATCAACAACAAGTGCAACTGCGAGCTCAAATTTTTGTTTATGGGACTCTGAT ACAAGGTACAGCACCAGACGAGGCTTGTATGGTTTCAGCTTTTGGGACATCTG ATGGAGGCCGAAGTCTTTGGGAACCTGCATGGCGTGCTTGTGTTGAAAGGGTTCATGGACAGAGATCTCGCGGTGGAAACAATGAAACTCCATCTCATCCACGTTCAG GTCCCAGAACTCCAGATCAAGCAAACAAGCAGGCTGTGCATCAAAATAAAGTTACTACTTCGGCAGCTGGACGAGCAAGCGGCAAGGCTACCAATTCACCTGTTATTAGTCCAATGGTATCACTTTCGTCCCCTCTTTGGAATATGCCTACTCCCTCCCGCGATGGGCTATCCTCCGCCAGAGGAGCTGTTGTTGATTATAAGGCACTTTCTTCTATGCATCCCTATCAGACTCCACCAGCACAAACTTTTGTGGGGCACACTGCCTCTTGGCTACCACAAGCCCCTTTTCCTGGTCCGTGGGTTGCTTCTCCACAAAATTCTGCATTTGATATTAGTGCACAGCTTCCTGCATTGCCTGTTACAGAGTCTGTGAAATTAACCCCTGTAAAGGAGTCATCCTTGTCCATTTCTGCTGGTGCAAAGCATGCACCGCCTGGTTCGGTGGCTCATGCTGGGGATAGTGGTATCCTGTCTGGAGCTTCTCTGCATGAAAACAAGCAGGCCTCAGTGTTGCCTGCCCAGTATTCAGCTGATCAGAAATCTAGAAAGAGAAAAAAGGCATCCAGTACTGAGGATCGTGCTCAAAAAACCAAGCTTGGCACCTCTTCTGAATCAGTTACTGCCCCTGTCGTttgtactcagttatcaaataagGCTCCTTCATCTGATGAGTTTGGCCAGTTATCATCAGTTGCTGTTGTACCGTTGGTTGCTCATGGCCAGACAGGAGCTGCATCTGTTCCCATAATTGGTGGCCATTTTTCTACATCAGTTGTCATCGCACCACCTTCTAGCTCTGTACCTAAAAACACTTCTGAAATACCGATCACCTCAGGCCCATCTTCCGCTGGTATCTGTAAGAGAGAGCTCGATttagggaaaaagaccaaaactTCAAATAACTTGAGCAAAGTTGAGGAAGCTAAGCTGCAGGCAGAGGATGCTGCCACAAATGCTGCTGCTGCAGTTAGTCACTGCCAAGATGTGTGGAGCCAGTTAGATAATAACAAGAATTCTGATTTGCCGTCGGATATTGAGGTTAAGCTGACATCTGCTGCCGTTGCTGTAGCAGCTGCTACTTCTGTTGCAAAGGCAGCCGCTGCAGCTGCTAAGCTTGCATCAAATGCTGCATTGCAAGCTAAACTGATGGCGGATGAGGCAATGATGGCATATGATGCGAATAATCCTTCTCAAACCAATGCGGCCGCTTTCCCTAATATTGTGAACAACTTGGGGAGTGCCACTCCTGCTTCAGTACTGAAAGGTCAAGATGTTGGCAATGGTTCTAGTTCAATTATATTTGCTGCTAGGGAGGCGTCGAGGAGAAGGATAGAAGCAGCTTCAGCTGCATCAAGGCATGCTGAGAATTTGGATGCTATAGTTAAGGCTGCGGAATTGGCAGCTGAAGCTGTGTCACATGCCGGGAAAGTTGTTACGTTGGCTGATCCTTTGCCTCTGACTCAATTAGTAGAAGCTGGTCCAGATAGCTACTGGAAAGTTTCCCAAACACTCTCTGGGCAGGTTGTCAAGGCAAACAAGGTAAATGAGGATGAATCGGCTATCCCCATCGTTGAAAAGGCTCCTGGCATCTTTTCCAAGCGATCTGAGGGTCCATCTGTTGAAGAGATGCATCCCACGATCCCTGATTTCCAGCCTACTACTGTATCTGGTAATATCGTTGAGGACGACATGAGGAATGAAGAAGTTATTCAAACTCCCGTTACAGGTGTTGAGAAGGATGTAAGAGGAGCAAAGGGTCATAGTAAGCCAGAGGGGAGTAAGACGATAGGCCTAGTTGCCGAGTCATCCCATGATCTGGTGGAAGCATGTGGAGACGTCGAAAGCTCTAGGATGCAAGAGGGTTCCCTCGTGGAG GTTTTTAAAGATAGTGATGATGGTAAGAGAGCCTGGTACTCTGCCAAAGTGTTGACCTTGAAGAACGGAAAAGCTCTTGTTTGTTACACCGACCATCAGTCTGATGAAG GACTTGAACAGTTAAAGGACTGGGTACCTCTAGATGTTGGAAGTGATGAACTACCAAGGATACGTCCTGTGCATCCAGTGACTGCTTTGCAAGGAGAGAAAAAGAGACGAAGAGCAGCTGTTAAGGAGTATACTTGGTATGTAGGAGATAGAGTTGATGCATGGATTGACTACCG CTGGCGCGAGGGTGTCATTGCGGAGAAGAACAAAAGGGACGAGACTACATTTAGTGTCAACTTTCCAG CTTATGGAGATACTGCAGTTGTCAGAGCATGGCATCTCCGACCAACTCTTGTATGGAAGGATGGAGAGTGGGTTGAGTTGTCTAGGTCAAGACATGACTTCTTGTCCCAG AGTGATACACCTAAGGAGAAGCGAATGAAGCTGGGCAATCATGCTGGTGAGGATACTGGAAATGACGGTCTATCAAAAAAAATGGATCCATTGGTGCCAGTGACAAATGAACCAGCAACACTGCTTCCTTTGTCTGTCAATGAAAAAACATTTAATATTGGGATTAGCAAAGATGACGATAAGCCCAACACTCTTCGTACAATGAGGTCTGGTTTGCAGAAAGAGGGATCAAAAGTTTTTGGTGTTCCTAAACCAGGAAAGAAAAGGAAGTTTATGGAAGTGAGCAAGCATTATGATTCAGACAAGGGATCTAAGAGTAACGTGCCACCTGGTTCAGCCAAGTTCACAAAATATTTGATGCCTCAAGCAACAGGAACTGGTGGATGGAAGATCAATTCTAGAACTGATCTGAAGGAGAAACAGGCAATTGAAGCTCGACGGAAACTTCCTAAACCAGGTAAGCCTCCTAGTTCAGCTAGAAATTTGAAGGATAATAGTATTACATCCACTGGAGATGCTAGCGGAGCTGACCACACGGTAGGTGAGGCAATTGTGTATGATAAGCATGAAGCAAAACAGCCTAATGTGGTTAATTTTGTGTCAAATGCGGAAGAAGGGGCTGAAGATCCCGTGAAATTTCGTTCCGAAGCTCTTCCCACCAACATACCAAAGAAAGCTTCAACATCATTAAACAGAGGGGAGGGCATGAAGAAGAAAATCCCCGTATCCAATTTGAAGTCGAGTAAAGTTGAACTAAAGGACAAAATGATACCTGAAACTAATGAACCCCGCAGGTCAAACCGAAGGATTCAACCAACATCAAGG TTATTGGAGGGACTACAAAGCTCGTTGATCATCTCTAAGTTACCATCTGTTTCACATGATAAAAGTAGCAGAAGTCACAGCAGGGGTGCATCAAG GTAA